A window of the Xiashengella succiniciproducens genome harbors these coding sequences:
- a CDS encoding sensor histidine kinase, producing MGFSRFRSELIIRILLLTGTIFVFVYLVNKTQLTFTTIAVLLFAVVQIMLLIRHVDKTNQLLNSFLQSIRYSDFTRTFQVESTDSSLNKLKTTLNEVIRDFQSVRAEKEESYHYLQTIIQHIGIALIAYQRDGSVELINNATKRLFQVRNLPNIQVLSSYSHELVQKLLTIKHGENALVKVRDKDDLLQLSIYGTEFKIHNRNIMLVSIKNIQHELDDKEMESWQKLIRVLTHEIMNSITPISSLSSTVNGLINDIIERAGANEQNVEITEELQEISSALSTIQKRTEGLIQFVNTYRNLTRIPTPNFTIFQVSRLLNNIYELHRAELEALNIECTLIVEPPTLELSADEMLIEQVLINLIKNSMHALEHRTNARIQLRAFLNRRGKITIQVVDNGPGILPEVLDKIFIPFFSTKPLGSGIGLSLSRQIMRLHGGSLNAFSEPEKETIITLTF from the coding sequence ATGGGCTTTAGTAGATTTAGAAGTGAACTTATAATCAGGATATTGCTCCTTACCGGAACTATATTCGTATTTGTTTATCTGGTCAATAAGACACAGCTGACTTTCACAACTATAGCAGTTTTACTTTTTGCAGTTGTTCAGATTATGCTGTTGATTAGACACGTTGACAAGACAAATCAGCTTCTCAACAGCTTCCTCCAATCTATCAGATATTCTGACTTCACACGTACTTTTCAGGTGGAAAGCACCGACTCTTCGCTCAACAAGCTTAAAACTACCCTCAATGAGGTGATTCGCGACTTTCAGTCAGTAAGGGCAGAAAAGGAGGAGAGTTATCATTACCTGCAAACCATTATCCAACACATCGGAATAGCTCTGATTGCTTACCAACGTGACGGATCTGTAGAGCTTATCAACAATGCCACAAAGAGGCTTTTTCAGGTAAGAAATCTTCCTAATATACAGGTATTAAGCAGCTATAGTCATGAACTGGTTCAAAAGCTTCTTACAATCAAGCATGGGGAAAATGCACTGGTAAAGGTCAGGGACAAAGATGACCTGCTGCAACTATCTATATACGGTACTGAATTTAAGATCCACAACCGCAACATAATGCTGGTGTCTATCAAGAACATCCAGCACGAGCTTGACGACAAGGAAATGGAGTCCTGGCAGAAACTTATCCGCGTTTTGACCCATGAGATTATGAACTCCATCACTCCTATCTCATCCCTTTCATCTACAGTCAATGGTCTGATCAACGACATTATTGAAAGGGCTGGAGCCAATGAACAAAACGTAGAAATAACTGAAGAGCTTCAGGAAATAAGTTCGGCTCTCAGTACTATCCAGAAACGCACTGAAGGTTTGATCCAGTTTGTAAACACTTACCGTAACCTGACCCGAATACCTACACCAAACTTCACAATATTCCAGGTTTCAAGGTTGCTTAACAACATATACGAACTACACCGGGCCGAACTTGAAGCTCTCAACATCGAATGCACTCTGATTGTCGAGCCTCCAACACTTGAATTATCGGCTGATGAAATGCTTATCGAACAGGTATTAATCAACCTTATTAAGAATTCAATGCACGCATTGGAGCATCGCACCAATGCACGTATTCAACTGCGCGCCTTCCTCAATAGAAGAGGGAAGATTACAATTCAGGTAGTAGATAACGGACCGGGAATTCTTCCTGAAGTTTTAGATAAAATATTTATCCCTTTCTTTTCTACAAAGCCTCTAGGCTCTGGCATCGGCCTTAGCCTCTCAAGACAAATAATGAGGCTTCACGGAGGAAGCCTCAATGCATTTTCGGAACCGGAGAAGGAAACAATTATTACTCTGACTTTTTAG
- a CDS encoding redox-sensing transcriptional repressor Rex, translated as MAEGNIRKKSTLVPEPALRRMPCYLAYLKLARNKGNQYVSSTMIARDNGVDPTQVTKDLSYTGISGKTRVGYEVEPLIEALEDFLGFKEMDHAFLFGAGSLGTALLHDHGLDQYGLDIVGAFDVNPLVIGHSIGGVSIEHIDEFLKKKDHGIKIGILTTPAASAQEVANMMVSNGIKAIWNFTPVRISAPENVVVQNTSLYAHLAVMFNRLYALEAAEQAGLDSKKSE; from the coding sequence ATGGCTGAAGGAAATATTAGGAAGAAGAGTACTTTGGTACCCGAGCCGGCACTGAGACGTATGCCTTGTTACCTGGCTTATCTGAAGCTTGCGCGCAACAAAGGCAATCAGTACGTGTCATCCACCATGATAGCCCGTGATAACGGAGTGGATCCGACTCAGGTCACAAAGGATCTATCATATACGGGTATAAGCGGAAAGACCAGGGTAGGATATGAGGTCGAACCATTGATTGAGGCTTTGGAAGATTTCCTTGGCTTCAAGGAGATGGATCATGCTTTTTTATTTGGTGCTGGAAGCTTAGGTACTGCACTTTTGCACGACCATGGTTTGGATCAGTATGGACTTGATATTGTTGGTGCCTTTGATGTCAATCCCCTGGTGATAGGACACTCTATTGGAGGTGTTTCAATCGAGCATATCGATGAGTTTCTCAAGAAGAAAGATCATGGAATAAAGATTGGCATATTGACTACACCTGCGGCAAGTGCGCAGGAAGTAGCCAATATGATGGTATCTAACGGAATCAAGGCAATTTGGAATTTTACCCCGGTTCGTATTTCGGCACCCGAGAATGTTGTTGTGCAAAACACATCACTCTATGCTCACCTGGCAGTGATGTTCAACCGGTTATACGCTCTTGAGGCTGCAGAACAGGCTGGACTGGACTCTAAAAAGTCAGAGTAA
- a CDS encoding bifunctional folylpolyglutamate synthase/dihydrofolate synthase produces MNYQEAIDYLFSQLPMYQRSGASAYKDNLDNTLRMDEYFGHPHRKFRSIHIAGTNGKGSVSHMLASILQEAGYRTGLYTSPHLIDFRERIKVNGEMIREEDVVDFVEKSRDIIETVQPSFFEMTVAMAFNYFAVQNIDFAVVEVGLGGRLDSTNIITPELSVITNIGLDHVAILGDTLAKIASEKAGIIKPGVPAVIGRRHEEYDEVFLTKAGQNGSPICWAVDCVKVERTAYSHAFQTVDIYVEDKLTYKDLRVPLPGIYQLENIATVVAAIESLRKTGSGISAEALCRGIERVITNTGLHGRWQVLSEKPLIICDTGHNEDGIRKVAEQLAQIPAVKKHLVIGMVSDKDVSKVLQLLPKDGVYYFTRASIPRSLDPVELRDIAGKYGLKGDIYPDVKSAVEAAKIKCGDNDLIFIGGSTFVVAEVV; encoded by the coding sequence ATGAATTATCAGGAAGCAATCGACTATTTGTTTTCACAACTTCCGATGTACCAGCGTAGCGGGGCATCGGCATATAAGGACAACCTTGACAATACACTTCGTATGGATGAGTATTTCGGTCATCCACATCGAAAGTTTCGTAGCATCCATATTGCAGGGACCAATGGCAAAGGATCCGTATCTCATATGCTTGCCTCCATTCTCCAGGAGGCAGGTTATCGCACAGGCCTGTATACATCGCCACACCTGATTGATTTCAGAGAGCGGATAAAGGTCAACGGAGAGATGATAAGGGAGGAGGATGTTGTAGACTTTGTTGAAAAGAGCAGGGATATAATTGAAACAGTCCAACCCTCATTTTTTGAGATGACGGTTGCCATGGCCTTTAATTATTTTGCGGTGCAGAACATTGATTTTGCTGTTGTGGAAGTTGGGCTTGGCGGCAGACTGGATTCAACAAATATTATTACACCCGAACTGAGTGTAATAACCAATATCGGGTTGGATCATGTCGCTATTCTGGGAGACACCTTGGCTAAGATAGCATCAGAGAAAGCCGGTATTATTAAGCCCGGAGTACCTGCCGTAATTGGGAGAAGGCATGAGGAGTATGATGAGGTTTTCTTGACAAAGGCCGGGCAGAATGGTTCACCCATTTGCTGGGCAGTTGATTGTGTAAAAGTTGAAAGAACTGCATACAGCCATGCATTTCAGACAGTCGATATATATGTGGAAGACAAATTGACATACAAAGACCTGAGAGTTCCCTTACCAGGAATATATCAGCTGGAGAATATTGCAACTGTTGTAGCTGCAATAGAAAGCCTGAGAAAGACAGGTTCCGGAATTAGTGCTGAAGCTTTGTGCAGGGGTATTGAGCGTGTAATAACAAATACAGGACTACACGGTCGCTGGCAGGTATTGTCTGAAAAGCCACTGATTATTTGTGATACTGGGCATAATGAAGATGGAATAAGGAAGGTCGCTGAGCAGCTCGCACAGATTCCTGCCGTTAAGAAGCACCTTGTTATCGGCATGGTTAGCGACAAGGATGTCAGTAAGGTGCTCCAGCTGCTACCTAAGGATGGGGTGTACTATTTCACCAGGGCATCAATTCCCAGAAGTCTTGATCCCGTGGAGTTGCGGGATATTGCAGGTAAGTATGGCTTGAAAGGGGATATCTATCCCGATGTGAAAAGTGCAGTAGAAGCTGCAAAAATAAAGTGTGGGGATAATGATTTGATTTTCATAGGAGGAAGCACTTTTGTTGTGGCAGAGGTCGTTTAA
- a CDS encoding PhoH family protein, with amino-acid sequence MTAKKKGVAKIFVLDTNVLLHDHNCLYNFQDNDVIIPIVVLEELDKFKKGSDQINYQAREFVRIMDKLAGEKLFTDGVPLGPDKGRLFIATGKPYPKVMEESFAEDTPDHRILAITIHVTEIFKDRTVVLISKDINLRMKAKSLGLKAEDYETDKVKDIEVLHKGVENVENFDPAIIKRIYDHGSIPRNDFPMDKKQCPSNQYFVLKNGATSVLVWSDPFNNVIRRIEKENAFGIEPRNAEQTFSLHALLNPDIKLVSLSGKAGTGKTLLALAAALKQHNMYKQILLARPIVPLSNRDLGFLPGDVKEKVGPYMLPLFDNLAVIKNKFNQQSKEYQLIEDKLKREELIITPLAFIRGRSLSDVYFIVDEAQNLTPHEVKTIITRAGENTKIVFTGDIHQIDTPYLDMQSNGLAYLTDKMNGQDVFAHVNLVKGERSYLAELASNLL; translated from the coding sequence ATGACTGCCAAAAAGAAAGGTGTCGCCAAGATTTTTGTTCTCGACACAAATGTACTGCTTCACGACCACAACTGTCTCTACAATTTTCAGGACAATGATGTCATTATCCCCATCGTGGTTCTCGAAGAACTGGATAAATTCAAAAAGGGAAGTGACCAGATAAACTACCAGGCCCGGGAATTTGTCCGCATAATGGACAAGCTGGCAGGGGAGAAACTCTTTACAGATGGAGTCCCCCTTGGTCCGGACAAGGGCCGGCTTTTCATAGCAACCGGAAAACCTTATCCCAAGGTAATGGAAGAATCATTCGCAGAAGACACCCCCGATCACAGGATACTTGCTATTACTATCCACGTTACAGAAATATTCAAAGACCGTACTGTAGTTCTAATCTCCAAGGACATCAACCTCAGAATGAAGGCCAAGTCACTCGGCCTCAAGGCCGAGGACTATGAAACCGACAAGGTCAAAGATATTGAAGTCCTGCACAAGGGGGTTGAGAATGTCGAGAACTTTGATCCTGCGATTATCAAAAGGATTTATGACCATGGAAGCATCCCCAGGAACGATTTTCCAATGGATAAGAAACAATGCCCTTCCAACCAGTATTTTGTACTCAAGAACGGAGCAACAAGCGTACTTGTCTGGAGCGATCCTTTCAACAATGTGATACGGCGCATTGAGAAGGAAAATGCCTTTGGCATCGAACCGCGCAATGCCGAGCAGACATTCTCTCTGCATGCTCTTTTGAATCCGGATATCAAACTGGTTTCCCTTTCAGGAAAGGCCGGTACGGGTAAGACCCTCCTTGCACTGGCAGCAGCTCTTAAGCAGCACAATATGTACAAGCAAATACTGCTTGCAAGACCTATTGTTCCCTTGTCAAACCGTGATCTTGGCTTCTTGCCTGGCGATGTTAAAGAAAAGGTAGGGCCCTATATGCTGCCCCTTTTTGATAACCTTGCGGTTATCAAAAACAAGTTCAACCAGCAAAGTAAGGAATACCAACTTATAGAGGATAAACTTAAACGAGAGGAACTTATCATTACTCCTTTGGCATTTATCCGCGGTCGAAGTCTTTCAGATGTGTATTTTATTGTTGACGAAGCACAGAACCTCACCCCGCACGAGGTCAAGACCATCATCACCCGTGCAGGTGAGAACACCAAGATAGTGTTTACCGGCGATATTCATCAGATTGACACTCCATATCTGGATATGCAATCCAACGGTCTGGCATACCTGACTGATAAGATGAATGGACAGGATGTATTTGCCCACGTCAACCTGGTAAAGGGAGAAAGAAGCTACCTGGCAGAACTGGCTTCCAACCTGCTGTAG
- a CDS encoding inositol monophosphatase family protein encodes MEIDYKDICLKVTGLAQNAGRALKTARAKEAPQKESKGRNDFVTRFDKQTEERLIRELSELLPQSGFVAEENSSDKRGVTYNWIIDPIDGTTNFIHGLFPYAISIALQENDEIVVGVVYEAGLDECFYAWKDGGAYLNGQRIRVSEAATVADSLIATGFPYTNFSQMNEFIESLNYFMKNSHGMRRLGSAAADLVYVACGRVDAFYEYDLKPWDVAAGAFIVQEAGGRVSDFAGGNNYLYGRQIIATNALVYDEMYSVVSSFLK; translated from the coding sequence ATGGAGATAGACTACAAAGATATTTGCCTTAAGGTTACCGGACTAGCTCAGAATGCCGGCAGGGCACTGAAGACCGCCCGTGCCAAAGAGGCCCCTCAGAAAGAATCCAAAGGCAGGAATGACTTCGTTACCAGGTTTGATAAACAGACTGAAGAAAGACTGATCAGGGAACTTTCGGAGCTACTCCCCCAATCAGGTTTTGTGGCTGAGGAAAACAGTTCGGATAAAAGGGGAGTTACCTACAACTGGATCATCGACCCTATAGACGGAACGACAAACTTTATCCACGGACTATTCCCATATGCCATAAGTATTGCATTGCAGGAAAATGATGAGATTGTTGTCGGAGTGGTTTATGAAGCCGGACTTGACGAGTGTTTTTATGCATGGAAAGATGGTGGAGCCTACCTAAACGGACAAAGGATTAGGGTATCAGAAGCTGCAACTGTGGCCGACAGTCTGATTGCAACCGGTTTCCCCTATACCAACTTCTCACAGATGAATGAGTTTATCGAATCGCTCAACTACTTTATGAAAAACAGTCACGGCATGAGGCGCCTGGGTTCAGCAGCTGCAGACCTTGTGTATGTAGCCTGCGGTAGGGTGGATGCCTTCTACGAATATGACCTCAAACCCTGGGATGTAGCAGCAGGTGCATTTATAGTACAGGAAGCCGGTGGCAGGGTTTCCGATTTTGCTGGAGGAAACAATTACCTTTATGGAAGGCAGATCATAGCCACCAACGCTCTGGTTTATGATGAAATGTATTCAGTTGTTAGCAGCTTCCTTAAATGA
- a CDS encoding lysophospholipid acyltransferase family protein: protein MTDKKEKKSIGFQIGYPLLWLAGHLPLWVLYRLSDFLFVIMLIVGYRRKVVTRNLRNSFPDKTSAQIRRIRIRFYRHFCDLLVETISLIGIDIRQIQNRVKVVNPELMEELLNEGNNVIAVLGHYCNWEWTPVVSMDYKNTVSMSVYRPLKNKEFDKLMLNMRSRFGSINLPLNSVSREIVKLRQQSRQFVIGLISDQSPSKFELNYWTTFLNQNTAIILGPEKMARLSKSKVVYWHIVKTGRGRYQMTYIPYPGDVATSTEYEITEWHVRLLEGQIMDAPEFWLWSHKRWKYSHLYKPSGL, encoded by the coding sequence ATGACAGATAAGAAAGAAAAGAAATCAATAGGCTTTCAGATTGGCTACCCCTTACTATGGCTGGCCGGGCACCTGCCTCTGTGGGTACTATATCGCTTGTCAGACTTTCTGTTTGTGATAATGCTTATTGTCGGTTACAGGCGAAAGGTCGTAACCCGCAATCTGCGTAACTCCTTCCCCGATAAGACCTCTGCACAGATACGCAGGATCAGGATACGCTTTTACCGCCATTTCTGCGACCTTCTGGTGGAAACTATCTCCCTGATTGGAATTGATATCAGACAGATTCAAAACAGAGTGAAAGTGGTCAATCCTGAACTTATGGAAGAACTGCTTAATGAGGGCAACAACGTAATTGCAGTTCTCGGCCACTATTGCAACTGGGAATGGACACCTGTAGTCAGCATGGATTACAAGAATACAGTCTCAATGTCGGTATACCGCCCACTTAAAAACAAGGAGTTTGACAAACTGATGCTCAATATGCGCAGCCGGTTTGGCTCTATCAACCTGCCCCTGAATTCGGTAAGTCGTGAGATAGTAAAACTGAGGCAACAGAGCCGCCAGTTTGTTATTGGACTAATATCCGACCAGAGTCCGTCAAAGTTCGAGCTAAACTACTGGACGACTTTCCTTAATCAGAATACTGCAATAATACTTGGTCCTGAAAAAATGGCCAGGCTAAGCAAATCAAAGGTTGTATACTGGCACATTGTCAAGACAGGCCGGGGCAGGTATCAGATGACCTACATCCCCTACCCTGGTGATGTAGCAACTTCAACTGAGTATGAAATAACCGAATGGCATGTAAGGTTGCTGGAAGGGCAGATAATGGACGCACCGGAATTCTGGCTATGGTCACACAAGAGGTGGAAATACTCTCACCTATACAAACCTTCTGGCTTATGA
- a CDS encoding glycosyltransferase family 2 protein has protein sequence MACKVAGRADNGRTGILAMVTQEVEILSPIQTFWLMTLDVVILNWNGRKLLEILLPRVAERSAVKGVTLVLADNGSDDDSVEWVKTNMPDVKIIELGQNYGFADGYNRALALLESDYCLLLNSDVEPAENWLPPLIRVMDENSEVAAVTPKIKDYNNKQYFEYAGAAGGYIDKLGYTFCRGRIFDNVEEDRGQYDTPSKVFWGSGAALLVRRKLFLDSGGFDSHFIAHMEEVDWCWRIKNRGYEILYEPSSEVYHMGGGSLNYGNPRKTYLNFRNNLFLILKNQYGTKAWLIIAARFVLDFVALLNFFFKGEGLHAAAISKAHRNFLKDAGRYKAIRKQLMRSVKARQHPEQYRGSVVLDYFLKGKKEFKMLRFKPDPK, from the coding sequence ATGGCATGTAAGGTTGCTGGAAGGGCAGATAATGGACGCACCGGAATTCTGGCTATGGTCACACAAGAGGTGGAAATACTCTCACCTATACAAACCTTCTGGCTTATGACTCTGGATGTGGTGATACTCAACTGGAATGGCAGGAAACTGCTTGAAATACTGCTACCCAGGGTCGCGGAACGCTCAGCTGTTAAGGGCGTTACCCTTGTCCTGGCAGATAATGGTTCTGATGATGATTCAGTGGAATGGGTTAAAACCAATATGCCAGATGTCAAGATTATCGAATTAGGGCAAAACTATGGTTTTGCCGACGGTTACAACAGGGCTCTGGCCCTATTGGAAAGCGACTATTGTTTGCTACTTAATTCTGATGTGGAGCCTGCAGAAAACTGGCTACCACCACTTATCCGGGTTATGGATGAGAATTCTGAAGTAGCAGCGGTTACACCCAAAATAAAGGATTACAATAACAAACAGTATTTTGAATATGCAGGTGCTGCCGGTGGATATATAGACAAACTGGGCTATACATTTTGCAGGGGCAGAATCTTTGACAATGTAGAGGAAGACAGAGGGCAGTACGATACTCCCAGCAAGGTATTCTGGGGTAGTGGTGCAGCTCTCCTGGTACGTCGTAAATTATTCCTTGACAGTGGCGGATTTGACAGCCATTTCATTGCTCATATGGAAGAGGTTGACTGGTGTTGGAGAATTAAAAACAGAGGCTATGAAATCCTTTATGAACCATCCTCAGAGGTATATCATATGGGAGGAGGCAGCCTTAACTATGGGAATCCCAGGAAAACATACCTGAATTTCCGTAATAACCTGTTTCTTATACTCAAAAATCAATATGGGACCAAAGCATGGTTGATTATCGCTGCCCGCTTTGTACTTGATTTTGTAGCATTGCTCAACTTCTTCTTTAAAGGTGAAGGGCTACATGCAGCAGCAATATCCAAAGCTCATAGAAATTTCCTAAAAGATGCCGGCAGATATAAAGCCATCCGCAAACAGCTGATGAGATCTGTGAAAGCCAGGCAACATCCGGAACAATACAGGGGATCTGTTGTACTTGACTACTTTCTGAAAGGTAAAAAGGAATTCAAAATGCTAAGGTTTAAGCCTGATCCAAAGTAA
- a CDS encoding UDP-N-acetylmuramoyl-tripeptide--D-alanyl-D-alanine ligase — protein sequence MDQLYQYYLRYRRVITDSRKVEPGAIYFALKGANFDGNDFVSAALTAGCSLAVTDRPELNGTDGTYFVPDVLEALQKLASMHRERTGIKIVAITGSNGKTTTKELIAAVLSTGMKVWYTQGNLNNHIGVPLTILAMPEDTDLLVLEMGANHPGEIKFLSELARPDYGLITNIGKAHLEGFGSFEGVKKAKAELYDFLAANGGKAFLNRDNKVLGSVIGSCPVALGYGKDADVIAADAVADPFLSFTWQRDEVSYKVRTKLTGIYNLENALAAITIGLFFGISPENINRALEAYMPANHRSQMVETNRNRVVLDAYNANPSSMKVALDNFLAMKGEGKLIILGGMKELGAESRSEHQVLVDRLRNEFSGECYLVGSEFEALGPIPHQWIHFSSTESLLGHLKKNAPENKLILLKGSRSNCLELAMQYL from the coding sequence ATGGACCAGCTTTATCAATACTACCTGAGATACAGAAGGGTTATTACAGACAGTCGCAAGGTTGAACCCGGTGCTATATATTTTGCTCTGAAAGGAGCAAATTTTGACGGTAATGATTTTGTCTCAGCAGCTCTGACTGCAGGTTGTTCCTTGGCGGTAACAGACCGACCTGAGCTTAATGGTACTGATGGAACTTATTTTGTGCCGGATGTACTTGAAGCTTTGCAGAAACTGGCTTCAATGCATAGGGAGAGGACCGGGATAAAGATAGTTGCAATTACCGGTAGTAATGGTAAGACTACAACAAAGGAACTGATTGCTGCGGTTCTGAGCACAGGTATGAAGGTGTGGTATACTCAGGGAAATCTGAATAATCATATTGGTGTACCGTTAACCATCCTGGCAATGCCGGAGGATACAGACTTGCTGGTTCTTGAGATGGGAGCCAATCACCCTGGTGAGATTAAGTTTCTGAGTGAACTGGCAAGACCCGATTATGGATTGATTACCAATATCGGGAAGGCTCACCTTGAAGGTTTTGGGTCTTTTGAGGGTGTTAAGAAAGCAAAGGCTGAGCTTTATGATTTCCTGGCAGCCAATGGAGGTAAGGCCTTTCTTAACAGGGATAATAAGGTTCTGGGCTCGGTTATAGGTTCCTGCCCTGTGGCTCTTGGCTATGGTAAGGATGCTGATGTTATTGCCGCAGATGCAGTGGCTGATCCTTTTCTGAGTTTTACATGGCAGAGAGATGAGGTAAGTTACAAGGTTAGAACCAAACTGACCGGTATCTATAATCTTGAGAATGCTTTGGCTGCTATTACTATAGGACTGTTTTTTGGTATCAGTCCTGAAAATATCAATAGGGCACTGGAAGCATATATGCCTGCCAATCATCGCTCTCAGATGGTTGAGACCAATCGCAACAGGGTCGTCCTTGATGCCTATAACGCCAATCCTTCAAGTATGAAGGTAGCCCTTGATAATTTTCTTGCAATGAAGGGTGAAGGAAAGCTGATTATTCTTGGCGGTATGAAGGAACTTGGAGCTGAGAGTAGAAGCGAACATCAGGTCCTTGTTGACAGACTGCGGAATGAATTTAGTGGTGAATGCTACCTTGTTGGTTCAGAGTTTGAGGCCTTGGGGCCCATCCCACACCAGTGGATTCATTTTAGTTCAACCGAGTCCCTACTCGGGCATCTTAAGAAAAACGCACCAGAAAACAAGCTTATTTTACTGAAGGGAAGCAGATCCAATTGTCTGGAACTGGCAATGCAGTACCTATAG
- a CDS encoding SUMF1/EgtB/PvdO family nonheme iron enzyme: protein MRFRSSLLFVSLATALMLGSCGGGKKTNVSSTTGWKYNDAKFGGFEYQAEHEQETGPGLVFIEGGTFIMGQVDEDVMKEWNNIPRRVTVPSFYMDETEVSNAHYREYLHWINRVFVSYPEVYRNALPDTLVWRRPMAYNEPYVENYLRHPAFSDYPVVGVNWIQANNYCAWRTDRVNELILVREGIIELNLEGQQDENNFNTEAYLLGQYETTDGRRPQKDLFTGDNRRVRPDDGILLPRYRLPTEAEWEYAAMGLIGNSYEERLTNRRIYPWDGHIVRNPSKKYRGEMMANFIRGAGDYMGMAGSLNDGGDITVPVKSYWPNDYGLYCMAGNVNEWVADVYRPLSFADVEEFSPYRGNVFQQKVLDSEGMVVEKDEYGRIRYREETAEDILDRKNYRAGDNRNYKDGDPISNIAIGGDWTSSTESNTTTMYDSGGNLGSMISDRARVYKGGGWRDRAYWLSPGTRRYLDERESRDDLGFRCAMTRVGSPMSSKKK, encoded by the coding sequence ATGAGATTCAGATCCAGTTTATTATTTGTAAGTTTAGCAACCGCTTTGATGCTGGGATCATGCGGTGGTGGTAAAAAGACCAACGTTTCTTCGACCACCGGATGGAAGTATAATGATGCAAAGTTTGGTGGTTTTGAGTACCAGGCAGAGCACGAGCAGGAAACCGGCCCAGGTCTGGTCTTCATTGAAGGTGGTACCTTTATCATGGGACAGGTTGACGAAGATGTAATGAAGGAATGGAATAACATTCCACGTCGAGTCACAGTACCTTCGTTTTATATGGATGAAACAGAGGTATCCAATGCACACTACCGTGAGTATCTGCACTGGATAAACAGGGTGTTTGTTAGTTACCCTGAAGTATACCGCAACGCTCTTCCAGATACTTTGGTATGGCGTCGTCCTATGGCTTACAATGAGCCATATGTAGAAAACTACTTGCGTCACCCTGCATTTAGTGACTATCCTGTCGTAGGTGTAAACTGGATTCAGGCTAATAACTATTGCGCATGGCGTACCGATCGTGTTAACGAGCTTATTCTTGTTAGGGAAGGAATTATTGAACTAAACCTTGAAGGTCAGCAGGACGAAAACAACTTCAATACTGAGGCATACCTGCTTGGACAATATGAAACTACTGATGGCCGCAGACCGCAAAAGGATCTGTTTACAGGAGATAATCGCAGGGTTAGACCTGATGACGGTATTCTTCTTCCCCGTTATCGCCTCCCAACCGAAGCAGAATGGGAATATGCTGCAATGGGTCTGATAGGTAATTCATATGAGGAAAGACTTACCAATCGCAGGATTTATCCATGGGATGGTCACATTGTTCGCAATCCAAGCAAGAAATATCGTGGTGAGATGATGGCCAACTTTATTCGTGGAGCAGGTGACTACATGGGTATGGCCGGTTCGCTGAATGATGGTGGTGATATTACAGTTCCTGTTAAATCATACTGGCCAAATGACTATGGTCTCTATTGTATGGCAGGAAATGTTAACGAATGGGTAGCTGATGTATATCGTCCATTGTCATTTGCAGATGTTGAAGAATTCAGCCCATACAGAGGCAATGTATTCCAACAAAAGGTACTTGACAGCGAAGGTATGGTTGTTGAAAAGGATGAATACGGACGTATCCGCTACCGTGAAGAGACTGCAGAGGATATCCTTGACAGGAAGAATTATCGTGCAGGCGACAACCGCAACTACAAAGATGGTGACCCAATATCCAACATTGCAATTGGTGGTGACTGGACAAGCAGTACTGAATCAAATACTACTACAATGTACGATAGTGGAGGAAACCTTGGTAGCATGATTTCTGATCGTGCACGTGTGTACAAAGGTGGTGGTTGGAGAGACAGAGCTTACTGGTTAAGCCCAGGTACACGCCGTTACCTTGACGAACGTGAATCTCGCGATGACCTTGGATTCCGCTGTGCTATGACACGTGTGGGTAGCCCAATGTCTTCAAAGAAGAAATAG